The Chryseobacterium sp. G0186 genome includes the window CAACTCCCGGGCTTTCTTATGTAAGCGATTATGCCTTTACTTATGATGCAACAGACAAGATTACTAAAATCCTGGAGAAAAGAAAAGAGGGAGGAATAAGCGCATATAATAAGTTCATAGAATATACTTTTGTCTATGCCGGAGATAACATCTTCCAGGCAATTTGCACAAAAGGAATTCTGGATATTACAGGCACCCCTGAAATGACAACAGCAGTGACTACAAAGTATAGTTTTCAAAACTATGATACGAAGAAAAGTCCGTTTTCTATGCTTCCCAAAAACTACTTTATCATGAGAAGCTTAGTGGATCCTTCCAATTTCTATAAACTGTCTCCGAATAATCCTACATCCATGTATTTTGATATGCCACCTCCGGCGACGTCTATCAATACAGGGCAGAGTTATTCCTATGATAATCAAGGGTATCCTTTGACAGAGAAAAATCAAAAAATTACATTTACTTATAAAAATTTATAAGGACGTAATAATTGTTAATCTTATTAGAATATAAATAATAATATAATTTTTATTCAAAAAAAAATTATATTTGTGAAAAAATAATCAATTACCTGGAAATGAAACAAATTTTCTATTTTATCTTATTAATTGCAGGCTTTTCTTCAATACATTCCTGCAAAAATTTATTGGATGAAGACGGGAATCCTTTATTGGATTTGAATAATACAGGAGGCTTAAATGGGCCTAGAGCATTATATAGAGAAATTACAGCTAAGGACACCCTTGCAGAATATCATTATAGCGGACTTCTTGTTACCAAAGTGATTACAGACAGTGCATCTATTACAGATATCATGTACAGTGGTGATAAAATAAGTCAGATTACCTTTAATGGTTTTCTGGATCTTGATGGAAACGGAAAAATTGATAAGGACAGTGTATCCTATACTCAATTGTTTAATTATGGAAACAATAGTAAGCTACAAACGATCTCTGAGAACCGTTCTATTTTCAGAAGAGCAGCACCAGTTCCGCCATCCACAGTGCCTGGTCCTCAAACATTGCTAAGCAAAGAAAAATCTCTTTATAGAATTGTATTTAATCCTGCAACTGCAAAACTGGATTCTATCAATATGGAGAACGGGGTAGAGGTTACCGGAACTCAGTTTGTATTTACCAATTACTCAAAGACAGCTTATTCCTATGTAGGAGATAATGTGTCTAAAGTGATCAGACATTATGGACTTAAAAACAATGCGCCTAACAAAAAAATCAGTTATGATTACTCTGCGTATGATGATCAGATCAGTCCGTTCACACTATTGCCACAGGCCTATAAAATTTCAAGATTATTATCTACCATAAGCAATGATAAAGAAAGTCTTATCCTTTCTCCAAATAACCCGAAAAGATGGACTGTAACAGATCTTACCGTACCTATTCCTTCTCCGGTTGTAAAGAGTACCAATTATGTTTATGATATACAGACGTACATGACAAAAGGATATGGCGTTAACTATATCTACAAACCACAATAGAATAAATTTTTTACAATATTTAAACTCAATCTTCCTAAGGTTGAGTTTTTTATTTTTTATCCCTTAATTTTGCAAAAAATTTCTGATGAAATATTTAATAGTTGGGCTGGGTAATAAAGGCTCAGAATATGAAAATACACGACACAATATAGGATTCAAAGTTGCCGAAAAAATAGCTGAAAAGCTTGAAGTATCATTCAATACCGCCAACTTCGGCTGGATGGCAGAGGGGAAATACAAAGGCCGAAAAGTTTTTGTCCTTAAACCGGATACTTATATGAATCTTTCCGGAAATGCAGTGAGATACTGGATGCAGAAAGAAAATATTCCCTTGGAGAATGTTTTGATTGTAACGGATGATCTTGCGCTTCCTTTTGGAACATTGAGAATGAAGGGAAAAGGTTCCGATGCAGGCCACAACGGACTGAAAAATATCAATGAAGTTCTGCAGACTCAAAATTATGCAAGACTCCGCTTTGGAATCTCCGCAGACTTTTCTACAGGACGTCAGGTAGATTACGTATTGGGAACCTGGAATGAAGAGGAATCTGAAAAACTTGCTGAGAGAATTGAAACATTTTCCAGAGCCAGTCTTTCCTTTGTATTTGCCGGAATCAGCAATACAATGTCCGCTTTTAATGGGAAATAAGTTAGATAGTAAATAAAAGTAAAGGCCATCGGATTCCCGATGGCCTTTTGATGTGCTTTAAAAATTAATTTCCAATCAATTTATCTGAGCGAAAGATGCTCTATTTATTTTTGTAACTAGCTGAAATATAAAAAATGCTGGGGTCTTATAACCAGCTTACGGAACCTGTTTCAACATCGTAGTTGGCTCCAACGATTTTAATTTTACCCTCTTCTTCAAGCTTTCTAAGGGTAGAGCTTTCTTTACGGATGTCTTCAATCGCATTTTTTACATTCTGCTGATTTAGTCTTTCCAAAAGAGAACTGTTTTTTGATGAACGCTCTTCATTTTCCTCAATCACTTCATTGATGATAGGGTCAAAATGATTGATCAGGTGATTTAAATTATCCATTCCCAACCCTTCAATCTGTGCTGCATCAAGACCTCCTTTTAAAGCTCCGCATTTAGTGTGACCTAAAACTACGATAAGCTTAGAACCTGCAACGTTACAGCCAAATTCCATAGAGCCTAGAATGTCCTGATTAACAAAGTTACCGGCAATTCTGATACTGAAAACATCTCCCAGCCCCTGGTCAAAGATCAGTTCTGCAGAAGTACGGCTGTCTATACAGCTTAAAACTACAGCAAATGGCCACT containing:
- the pth gene encoding aminoacyl-tRNA hydrolase translates to MKYLIVGLGNKGSEYENTRHNIGFKVAEKIAEKLEVSFNTANFGWMAEGKYKGRKVFVLKPDTYMNLSGNAVRYWMQKENIPLENVLIVTDDLALPFGTLRMKGKGSDAGHNGLKNINEVLQTQNYARLRFGISADFSTGRQVDYVLGTWNEEESEKLAERIETFSRASLSFVFAGISNTMSAFNGK
- a CDS encoding carbonic anhydrase, translating into MKAHTYETQSTITPEKALEFLKEGNQRFVNNLKANRDLLEQVNATREGQWPFAVVLSCIDSRTSAELIFDQGLGDVFSIRIAGNFVNQDILGSMEFGCNVAGSKLIVVLGHTKCGALKGGLDAAQIEGLGMDNLNHLINHFDPIINEVIEENEERSSKNSSLLERLNQQNVKNAIEDIRKESSTLRKLEEEGKIKIVGANYDVETGSVSWL